From a region of the Marmota flaviventris isolate mMarFla1 chromosome 13, mMarFla1.hap1, whole genome shotgun sequence genome:
- the Slc34a3 gene encoding sodium-dependent phosphate transport protein 2C isoform X5, whose product MGVTDHSGQSQSPILTFSCYDPKPLMPSPSPCLSFFVPFLGTRLHSTGNSSSVSVLDEGTKDPSALPQLKDTGQLKGKMAGDIFKESVVLSNPVAGLVIGVLVTVLVQSSSTSSSIVVSMVSSKLLTVQVSVPIIMGVNVGTSITSTLVSMAQSGDRDEFRRAFSGSAVHGIFNWLTVLVLLPLESATAMLERLSELVLGAASLQPGGQAPDILKALTQPLTHLIVQLDSNVIAGSATGNTTNSSLIKRWCGIRAEMTEGSPNECGAFGPCTENNTVPEDRLPCQHLFAHSPLTDLAVGCILLAGSLLVLCLCLVLIVKLLNSLLQGRIAQAVRSVINADFPFPFGWLSGYLAILVGAGLTFLLQSSSVFTAAIVPLMGVGVISLDRAYPLFLGSNIGTTTTALLAALASPADMLLFAVQVALIHFLFNLAGILLWYLVPILRLPIPLAKRFGDLTARYRWVAIVYLLLTFLLLPLAAFGLSLAGSMVLAAVGGPLVGLVLLVILVNVLQQRRPSWLPRCLRSWAWLPLWLHSLEPWDRLMTHCCPGRACGPSQTTAKEAHCYDNPEILASQQL is encoded by the exons ATGGGGGTTACTGACCACTCTGGTCAGAGCCAGAGCCCCATCCTCACCTTTTCCTGCTACGACCCCAAGCCCCTTATGCCCAGTCCCTCCCCTTGCCTGTCCTTTTTTGTCCCCTTCCTGGGGACTCGACTCCATTCTACAGGAAACTCCAGTTCTGTTTCAGTCTTAGACGAGGGGACCAAGGACCCATCGGCCCTTCCTCAGCTGAAGGACACTGGCCAGCTGAAAG GCAAAATGGCAGGAGACATCTTCAAGGAGAGTGTGGTGCTGTCCAACCCTGTGGCTGGACTGGTCATAGGTGTGTTGGTCACAGTCCTAGTACAGAGCTCCAGCACATCCTCCTCCATTGTGGTCAGCATGGTGTCGTCCAAGT TGCTGACCGTCCAGGTGTCTGTGCCCATCATCATGGGCGTCAATGTTGGCACATCCATCACCAGCACCCTGGTCTCAATGGCACAGTCTGGGGACCGGGACGAATTTCGCAG GGCCTTCAGTGGCTCAGCAGTGCACGGGATCTTCAACTGGCTCACGGTGCTTGTCCTACTGCCGCTGGAGAGTGCCACCGCCATGCTGGAGAGGCTGAGTGAGCTGGTCCTGGGTGCTGCCAGCCTGCAGCCGGGGGGGCAGGCCCCTGACATCCTCAAGGCGCTGACACAGCCTCTCACACACCTCATTGTGCAG CTGGACAGCAATGTGATTGCAGGCAGTGCTACTGGCAATACTACCAACAGCAGCCTCATTAAGCGGTGGTGTGGCATCAGGGCAGAGATG ACGGAGGGTAGCCCCAACGAATGTGGAGCCTTTGGTCCCTGCACTGAGAACAACACAGTCCCTGAGGACAGGCTGCCCT GCCAGCACCTGTTTGCGCACTCCCCGCTCACAGACCTGGCGGTGGGCTGCATCCTGCTGGCGGGCTCCCTGCTGGTGCTGTGCCTCTGCCTGGTCCTCATCGTCAAGCTGCTCAACTCCCTGCTGCAAGGCCGCATAGCCCAGGCTGTGAGGAGTGTCATCAACGCAG acttccccttcccctttggCTGGCTCAGCGGTTACCTGGCAATCCTCGTGGGCGCTGGCCTGACCTTCCTGCTCCAGAGCAGCAGCGTCTTCACTGCAGCCATCGTGCCACTCATGG GTGTTGGGGTGATCAGCCTGGACCGGGCATACCCCCTCTTCCTGGGCTCCAACATCGGCACCACCACCACGGCCCTGCTGGCTGCCTTGGCCAGCCCTGCTGACATGCTGCTCTTTGCTGTCCAG GTTGCTCTCATTCACTTCCTTTTCAATCTGGCCGGCATACTGCTGTGGTACTTGGTGCCCATCCTGCGGCTGCCCATCCCATTGGCCAAGCGCTTTGGAGACTTGACTGCTCGCTACCGCTGGGTGGCCATTGTGTATCTGCTCCTCACCTTCCTTCTGCTGCCCCTGGCAGCCTTTGGGCTCTCCCTGGCAGGGAGCATGGTGCTGGCTGCAGTGGGGGGTCCCCTGGTGGGGCTGGTGCTCCTTGTCATCCTGGTTAATGTTCTGCAGCAGCGACGCCCATCTTGGCTGCCGCGTTGCCTGCGGTCTTGGGCCTGGCTGCCCCTCTGGCTCCATTCCCTGGAACCCTGGGACCGCCTGATGACTCACTGTTGCCCTGGTAGAGCTTGTGGCCCCTCTCAGACTACTGCCAAAGAGGCTCACTGCTATGATAACCCTGAGATCCTGGCTTCCCAGCAGTTGTAA
- the Slc34a3 gene encoding sodium-dependent phosphate transport protein 2C isoform X2, giving the protein MGVTDHSGQSQSPILTFSCYDPKPLMPSPSPCLSFFVPFLGTRLHSTGNSSSVSVLDEGTKDPSALPQLKDTGQLKGLSMASRLRHMGISFLKACGLLGSLYFFICSLDILSSAFQLLGSKMAGDIFKESVVLSNPVAGLVIGVLVTVLVQSSSTSSSIVVSMVSSKLLTVQVSVPIIMGVNVGTSITSTLVSMAQSGDRDEFRRAFSGSAVHGIFNWLTVLVLLPLESATAMLERLSELVLGAASLQPGGQAPDILKALTQPLTHLIVQLDSNVIAGSATGNTTNSSLIKRWCGIRAEMTEGSPNECGAFGPCTENNTVPEDRLPYLAVGCILLAGSLLVLCLCLVLIVKLLNSLLQGRIAQAVRSVINADFPFPFGWLSGYLAILVGAGLTFLLQSSSVFTAAIVPLMGVGVISLDRAYPLFLGSNIGTTTTALLAALASPADMLLFAVQVALIHFLFNLAGILLWYLVPILRLPIPLAKRFGDLTARYRWVAIVYLLLTFLLLPLAAFGLSLAGSMVLAAVGGPLVGLVLLVILVNVLQQRRPSWLPRCLRSWAWLPLWLHSLEPWDRLMTHCCPGRACGPSQTTAKEAHCYDNPEILASQQL; this is encoded by the exons ATGGGGGTTACTGACCACTCTGGTCAGAGCCAGAGCCCCATCCTCACCTTTTCCTGCTACGACCCCAAGCCCCTTATGCCCAGTCCCTCCCCTTGCCTGTCCTTTTTTGTCCCCTTCCTGGGGACTCGACTCCATTCTACAGGAAACTCCAGTTCTGTTTCAGTCTTAGACGAGGGGACCAAGGACCCATCGGCCCTTCCTCAGCTGAAGGACACTGGCCAGCTGAAAG GGCTCAGTATGGCCAGCAGACTGCGCCACATGGGCATCAGCTTCCTGAAGGCCTGTGGGCTCCTGGGCAGCCTCTATTTCTTTATCTGCTCTCTGGACATCCTTAGCTCTGCCTTCCAGCTACTGGGCA GCAAAATGGCAGGAGACATCTTCAAGGAGAGTGTGGTGCTGTCCAACCCTGTGGCTGGACTGGTCATAGGTGTGTTGGTCACAGTCCTAGTACAGAGCTCCAGCACATCCTCCTCCATTGTGGTCAGCATGGTGTCGTCCAAGT TGCTGACCGTCCAGGTGTCTGTGCCCATCATCATGGGCGTCAATGTTGGCACATCCATCACCAGCACCCTGGTCTCAATGGCACAGTCTGGGGACCGGGACGAATTTCGCAG GGCCTTCAGTGGCTCAGCAGTGCACGGGATCTTCAACTGGCTCACGGTGCTTGTCCTACTGCCGCTGGAGAGTGCCACCGCCATGCTGGAGAGGCTGAGTGAGCTGGTCCTGGGTGCTGCCAGCCTGCAGCCGGGGGGGCAGGCCCCTGACATCCTCAAGGCGCTGACACAGCCTCTCACACACCTCATTGTGCAG CTGGACAGCAATGTGATTGCAGGCAGTGCTACTGGCAATACTACCAACAGCAGCCTCATTAAGCGGTGGTGTGGCATCAGGGCAGAGATG ACGGAGGGTAGCCCCAACGAATGTGGAGCCTTTGGTCCCTGCACTGAGAACAACACAGTCCCTGAGGACAGGCTGCCCT ACCTGGCGGTGGGCTGCATCCTGCTGGCGGGCTCCCTGCTGGTGCTGTGCCTCTGCCTGGTCCTCATCGTCAAGCTGCTCAACTCCCTGCTGCAAGGCCGCATAGCCCAGGCTGTGAGGAGTGTCATCAACGCAG acttccccttcccctttggCTGGCTCAGCGGTTACCTGGCAATCCTCGTGGGCGCTGGCCTGACCTTCCTGCTCCAGAGCAGCAGCGTCTTCACTGCAGCCATCGTGCCACTCATGG GTGTTGGGGTGATCAGCCTGGACCGGGCATACCCCCTCTTCCTGGGCTCCAACATCGGCACCACCACCACGGCCCTGCTGGCTGCCTTGGCCAGCCCTGCTGACATGCTGCTCTTTGCTGTCCAG GTTGCTCTCATTCACTTCCTTTTCAATCTGGCCGGCATACTGCTGTGGTACTTGGTGCCCATCCTGCGGCTGCCCATCCCATTGGCCAAGCGCTTTGGAGACTTGACTGCTCGCTACCGCTGGGTGGCCATTGTGTATCTGCTCCTCACCTTCCTTCTGCTGCCCCTGGCAGCCTTTGGGCTCTCCCTGGCAGGGAGCATGGTGCTGGCTGCAGTGGGGGGTCCCCTGGTGGGGCTGGTGCTCCTTGTCATCCTGGTTAATGTTCTGCAGCAGCGACGCCCATCTTGGCTGCCGCGTTGCCTGCGGTCTTGGGCCTGGCTGCCCCTCTGGCTCCATTCCCTGGAACCCTGGGACCGCCTGATGACTCACTGTTGCCCTGGTAGAGCTTGTGGCCCCTCTCAGACTACTGCCAAAGAGGCTCACTGCTATGATAACCCTGAGATCCTGGCTTCCCAGCAGTTGTAA